DNA from Prunus persica cultivar Lovell chromosome G6, Prunus_persica_NCBIv2, whole genome shotgun sequence:
AACCTCAAACCCTGCTAATTATCTAAACGTTCCACTGAAGGTTTCATCAAATTCGAAACCACTCCACTCAGAATGAAAAATGGAATGCAAAATAACCCAACAAAACAAAGTGAAGTTTCGGACTTtaccacaaacacaaacaaactACCAAATTCCCAATTGGGTTATCTTGCAAATCCTAAACACTCACTTCTTAATTATGCCTCACATTGCCAAAATgctcatcaaaacaaaaacaaacaacaaaagcaaaaacccaaaaagaaaaaaacgtaCTTGAAACACGATCGTAGACATCAGCTGCGGACTCTCCCTCCGGAAACCGATAGAAGAAGCGGCCAAACTTCTCCCGGGTCTCCTTAATGGCCTTCATCCGATCCTGCACTTGAAAGTTGCCGAAGTCCTGCTCCCGTATCCGGCACTCCTCGCGGACGCCGATGACACGTGTCCGGGAGAaggaccgtccgatctgacaAAGCGTGGAGCGCGTCCTCTCGTAGGGAGAGACGTAGAAGTAGACGCGCCAGTTGGGGTTGTTGGTGTCGATGTCGGAGATGACGCGGTGGAGGTGGGCGCCGGCGAGGTGGGCCTGGGCCAGGCCCACGTCCGTTAGTGGGATTTTGTTGTCGGGGGTGGTGGTGTAGGCGGCGGTGTCTAGATTTCCCTGAGACTCGCCGTGCCGCATTAAAATTATCCGCTTCGGAAGAACTGGCTGCGGTTTGCTCTTGCAATTTTGCTGCTGCATTTTATGATCCTCTTCTCTTGTTTTTGTCTTCTGGGTCTTGAGatcttggatttcaatttctctttctctttagcAGTCTGAATGTGAATCTCTttgtctgtctgtctctctcaGATTCTCAGTCTGAGAAATAAGAATGTGAAATGTGTTAGCCGCGGTTTTCAGTCGTGTggggtttctttctttgctcTTTGGTCTATTTGGGCTTCTGGGTTTCTTCTCCTGCGCAATTTATTGGCTTCCCcaattctttttcattttggccttttcacttgttttaaataaactttttcaataaaacctcctcctcctttttcCTTGGAAAGAAAATCTTAATTTCACATTTGAATTGAATTCTTCACCTGAATTCGTTGTTCATGAATTTTCGATTATAAATCGGACCCAATTGGCTGATCTATATTTGCTCCGCTGAAAATTCAGGGTAGATGGTCGGTTTGGGCTCAAAACCGAGCCCTAGCTCAGTCCACAGCTGTGGCATAGTTTCCTCCCACTAGTTTGGATAACTACCGATAGCATGTTAAAACTAACACAAATGTCGATATGTCCGAGTGGTTAAGGAGACAGACTTGAAATCTGTTGGGCTTCGCCCGCGCAGGTTCGAACCCTGCTGTCGACGATTTTGGTAGAAACCTAACCTTTTTTCACTACGTTAATTCACGTTTATAATATGAGATGGAGAACGAATTTATACATTAATTCGAAAATGTAATAAACAAGTATATACATATGGGTCAATTAGATCTTAACCCAAATTTGAAATACTTAGCCACCTAAGATTCACCtaaaatttcactttttttatatttaaatctATTCAAATATTAACTTGagtgtatttttaatttttcagttgTAACATCCAAACGAAAACATcttgtaattaatttaacatCTTATAATACGTGTGTGCTAGCGCAATAATATAGAACATATGGATGTATTTATGTTTATCATCTGCACATGATTAAACAAAAGAGATACATCAAATTCATTGATTAACGTGAAATAAACCACGATTTATTCGTTACTTAGTCTCACGAATGCCAGTCGCTTTGCTAATAAGCATGGTTATTGATTTAGCTTTAAttgttaataaaatattaggaAACACCAATATTAATTAAGCATGTGTAAAATGTGCGGCGGCGGTAGGTGCATGAATGTGTTACTAAGCTAATTAAATATGCTGCAGCAAACTAAACTAAAGGCagaaataaattagaaatatCCTGAAAAGTGAAGATTAGATTTTAGCCCTTAATTAccaaataaagtaaaaaataataataattagtatAGTACTAGTAGGATCTTTCACTTCAGTTGGCATATATATGGCGAGGGTAAACAGTTAAAAACCCCCTAAACTATAATGCTTGTCGAAATGTACACcatgaaatattttttcagCTAATTTAACCATTAGACTATTTTAAATAGTTAATTTACCCCCTGTAGTTAGTTTCCATgtaatttcatccaattttttatttaaatgttacATGTTAGGCACATAATTCactgttcaaataaaatttaattttttaaagtttaaaataattaaatgtttaaaattacaaaactgaaagaaaaataaaaaataaaaaaagaaagaaaagggaaggCAATCAACGTCTTCCCTAGCCCCTTCATCCCAAGACTCTGTCTTCAATCCCACATCCACAAGGGTTTTCGAGTGAATGCCAATGGTTGGTTCGTgtaaataaacatataatcaGAATCAAGATATGGTTTCATCTTCATCAACACCTACTTGTTCTTGATTGGGTCAATGAGATTTAGGGATTGCATTTCAGTGTTTGGGTATTCGGAGACTGGATGATTTTTATGGGCGATTgggttgtttttatttgattgttgGTGTTGGCTGGTATCGCCCCCGTGCACTGGCTCAAGATGTAGACAGCGGCACGTGAGAGGGATATGAGACCGACGAACGCTGCGGCTAAGGTGACAATGGGATTGATGTGGCCgccggagagagagagagagagagagagagagagagagagagagagagagagagagagagagacatataTTAATTTCAAGTCGTGAGCTGAAATAGCCCGATTCTCTATGGGATTTCTGCTTTTGCTCTGAACTCTGATTCGATCCAAGTATTCAATCCTGCCGCTGACTTAAGTGGCCCAGCGTGAAATGGTCCCAAAGCCCCTATTCTGCTTACAGACTGAAGAAGAATCTGAGAAAAGTGGGTCACCATTCCCAAGCTCCTTGATTGAGTATtctaaaaagaacaaataaattattttacattTGTTATAGGCCAAGACGAGGTCGATGAAGAGATTATGTTTGCCATGGCTGACAAGGTGGCTGTTGAGAGGGTCTGGGGGATGGGGTGGGGAAGACGTTGATTGCtaggattttttattattattattattattattaattatttttaacggAAAATTATATGAAACTACATGAAAACGAATTACAGGAGGTAAATTCACCATTTAAAATAGtctaatgaaaaaataattcatgatAAACATTATGGTTGAAGGGGATTTTCGACAGTTTAGCAGTACGTGGCAGTCAACAAAACAACATCCACCCAGAAACCTTATTACCCTTTCTATTTTTGTCTTCATCGGCTCCACGTCCCTCTCATTCCTTTTTCAGTTCATTGGATGATTAGCTCTAGCTTATCTGCATGGTTTataccattttttattttttattttattgttttggggTCTAAAGTTATTATTTAGATTTTAGACTTTAAAGTGTTGCCCAAAATTTGATACATAAAATCGAAGAAAATTTTACATATGACGGGATGTCATAGTAGAGGTATTACAGTGCTGAGAAATTACACTATTATGTCGAAAAGTTAAAATACATGACAATGAGTGATTGATTTGAAATAGCGCCACAGTTATATCCCATATAAATAGATAAATTGTTATGCAATTATCTagtcaaaattataattatttttttagtctCGGACTAATGCACGCGTCTTAAATAACCTCAACAAGAATCACATGAAGCTCATGACTAGTTAGGTAATAGCTTTTTACTTACTAGTTGTTTTACATGAAAACATTGAGTGTgggatgttttgaaaattcaagGCCAGCAGACGATATAAAATAGAGAtagaggatatatatatatgatggtGATGTATGTGGAACATTGGCAGAATAGAACAGAAAGCTCCTATATTTGGCAAACGCAACTGGTCATCTCATCTGTACTGTATGTGCATGTGGGTGTGTTGTTTGTTTATATGCTAGCCTAGCTATTTTTGCCTGCGTTTCATCATCTGCGCACTTCCTGCCTGCAGGCAATTGCAGAGATTCCTCACCGTCTACTTGATGTAATAATTCTGGACCCTCAAAATTTGCTGATCATatacacacatcatcaacattATAATATAGATTCCACACGCTAATTATTCAACCTATTAACGTACTTTAATCACAATAGTTAAATCGTTGATAGAAAGAAACAGTGCTCCTCCACCGCAAACATAACATGACCTGATACCTGATAATACCTGATAGCTACCTTCGTAAGCCTTAAATTAACCTTAATTAATTGCCTCTCGATTAATTGACTTTCCCTCTCtaattcattaattaattactatgaAACATCTCGTCCTTGTTCCTAATTAAACTACACGTAGAGGCAGTACAGTTGTCTCTTTCTCAACGCGGCCACTTGAACATCATGCCATAATATTCTCTCCTATGTTATCATCACCTGGTTGTCACACAATGCTGCCGCTGGCTCCACACCCCCAAGTTTCCACGGTGCTGATGGTGGCCGCCGCTCACCAGATTCTGACACCTCCGAAAACCTTCTCCCACCGCCAGCTTcttttcctcctcctcctcctccgccTCCTTCACATTAATTATACTCTCTTTCTCATCAATaacgtcttcttcttcttcttcttcttcattttcttcttgtatgccttctacttcttcttcttcttggagaTCAGGTTCGCGGGTAACAAGATGCAATCTCAACCGTCCATCTTGACGATAAGCACGCAAGATCTCAGGCCTGTAAATCCTGACCTCCGTGAGCTCCAGCCTCCCTTCTTTCCTGACAGGCCTGAGGAAATACCTGGGCTGCCCATTCTGgtttaaagaagaaagaggGGGTGGAAATTTCTTGGCCTCCGCTCTCTTCTCCCCCGTCCTCTTCCATTTGGACACTCTCCTCATCGACTGCCTCATCATCCTCAAACACGCGTCCTCCTCCACaggatcatcatcttcattctGATGACGGTGGCCGATTGTTTCAATGATCTGATGGTCATCCACTCGCCTCTCGTCCGAGCTCTCAAACCCTAGGCTCTCCGTGCACGACATCAAGCCGTCCACGCCGCCTCCTATGTCGTCTATGAACCCAAACCCACCTGCATAATCTTTCTTTGCCTCAAACTCAATtgcaggaggaggaggaggagaaggagaaggagaagcaGAAAACAGTGGCGATAATGATGAAtctgatgaggaggaggaggatttgATGGAAGAAGACTCCAAGAGGAGGGGTTGGTGTTTGATGTGATGATAATCTGGTGCGTTGACCAAACCTAGCAACCCTCCTCCTCCTGATGCTGTACAACTTAGGGGAGAAATGCAGTGGTGGCATTTGAAGGGGAGTTTTTCATGGTGAGCATCTATGGAGGTTGATGCAGCTGTTGAAGTAGTGGTAGTAGTAGTTGTTGAGGTGAGGCCGAGGAAAGAGTGAGGGGCGATCTTTCTACAGAAGCTCATCATCATAATTGGAAAAAGAATGTTATTATAAGAATAACAAGGGAACttcttattataatataacagagagaaagtgaagaagaagaggatgaaGGATAATagtgagaagaaaaatggGGTCATGaaaatgttgggtttttgttaagTGAAGGGaaggggaaaaagaaattgggGAAGGAAAGAGAGGAGTGTGAATCGTATTAATAATAGAGACCTCACGCCAAAGATAGATGTACATATAGGAGCcaaatgtgtgtgtgtgtgagagagagagagagagagagagagagagagagagcagtggGTACGTAGTGGGAATGGTGAAGAGAGTGCCAGcgtgacaaaagaaaagaaaagaaattgtaatttaggacagataaaagaaagaaaaaaagaggagcTCTAGCCTCTAGCGAGCTAGCTCTAAAGTGAGATGAGAGATAGATAGATGGGAAATGAGGAGGAAAGTAAGCCGGGTCCCACGTAAGATGGCCTCGGACTTCGCTCACATATGCTTTTTTCTTCCACTAGTCTTTCCATAACGCAATCCTATCATCACCAGTCACCaacactcttttttttataaaaaagttgatattctgtttttgtgtgtttgaCTTTAGGTCAACTCAGCGAGCCCTTTAAACTTTAAAGTGAGGGACAGATGTATGCATGTTTCAGATTAGTAATTTAGGGTGGCAAGGCTATGGTTGTGTTACCTGGCACTGCCACTGGCATTTGCAGCTGGGGGCCTGCCTGGGGCTCTGTCTGACCTTCActactttcattttctgttcGATGCATAATTTGATGTGATATGCCACGCCAAATATCTCACAACCCAACACGGTTCCCGTGAATATTGTACGGTGTACGTGCAAGATTCTACGACATTATTAACAATCTACTTAATTAGCAACTAACAAGCATTGTTTTTGTTACAAtacatttcttcttttgataagTTGATATTCTAAGCTACTTGAATGAACAGAAAGGAAAATTGAATTCGAgtgtaaaaagacaaatacattattttaattaattgactTAATTAACATATACAAGATTATAATAATTCACTTAAACAATATAGATTATACCACAGTACA
Protein-coding regions in this window:
- the LOC18772590 gene encoding protein FANTASTIC FOUR 3, translated to MTPFFFSLLSFILFFFTFSLLYYNKKFPCYSYNNILFPIMMMSFCRKIAPHSFLGLTSTTTTTTTSTAASTSIDAHHEKLPFKCHHCISPLSCTASGGGGLLGLVNAPDYHHIKHQPLLLESSSIKSSSSSSDSSLSPLFSASPSPSPPPPPAIEFEAKKDYAGGFGFIDDIGGGVDGLMSCTESLGFESSDERRVDDHQIIETIGHRHQNEDDDPVEEDACLRMMRQSMRRVSKWKRTGEKRAEAKKFPPPLSSLNQNGQPRYFLRPVRKEGRLELTEVRIYRPEILRAYRQDGRLRLHLVTREPDLQEEEEVEGIQEENEEEEEEEDVIDEKESIINVKEAEEEEEEKKLAVGEGFRRCQNLVSGGHHQHRGNLGVWSQRQHCVTTR
- the LOC18773633 gene encoding phosphoglycerate mutase-like protein AT74, which produces MQQQNCKSKPQPVLPKRIILMRHGESQGNLDTAAYTTTPDNKIPLTDVGLAQAHLAGAHLHRVISDIDTNNPNWRVYFYVSPYERTRSTLCQIGRSFSRTRVIGVREECRIREQDFGNFQVQDRMKAIKETREKFGRFFYRFPEGESAADVYDRVSSFLESLWRDIDMNRLRHDPCHDLNLIIISHGLTSRVFLMKWFKWTVEQFEHLNNLGNCEFRVMQLGKGGEYSLAIHHSEEELVEWGLSPEMIADQKWRAHANRGDWNERCPWYLDTFFDRLAESEDSGESEDIWHETDEKIQQSN